CGTGCATGACATAAGGAGAGGCGCGCCGACGGCAACTGGCAATCGCGGCGGAGGAGATAAAGTGGGAGTGCAGCAATGAAGTTTACGGGTGAGCGCGTCGTCCCCGGCCAGGTGGAAGCGGACCTGCTGAATGAGCATCTGGCGCGTTATCATTTCGCGCGTCAGTTCGTGAAAGGCAAGCGCGTGCTGGACGCCGCCTGCGGGTCGGGTTACGGCACGGCGATGCTGGCGGAATCGGCCAGTTCGGTGATCGGCATTGACATCTCCCGCGAGGCCGTTGGCTACGCGCGCTCCAACTATGCCGCCGCCGCGGCAGCCGGGGCGGAGATTGACTTCTCGGAAGGTGACTGCCTGGCTCTGCCCTTCACCGATGAAAGCCTGGATGTCGTGGTGGCCTTCGAGATCGTCGAACATCTGAAAGACGCCACCGGATTCCTGCGCGAGTTGCGCCGCGTTCTGCGGCCCGGCGGACTGCTGCTGCTCTCCACGCCCAACCGCCTCTATTACACCGAGGACCGCGGCGAAGTGAACCCGTTCCACGAGCGCGAGTATACCTTCGCCGAAATGGATGCGCTGATTGCGCCGTTTTTCGCGCATCGCCAGATCATCTTCGAGAACCATGTGGATGGTTTCGCCATCAGCGGCCCCGGCGCGGAGCTGAGCCACAGCGCAACACCAGCCGCCACGCTGCTGACGGACAACAGCGCTGGCGCGGCCACGGCCGGAACCATTGCCGAGCGCGGGCGCGACGCTTACTTCTTTATCGCCGTTTGCTCTGCGACCCCGATTCCACCCTTCAGTCCAATGCTCTTCGTGCCCTCCACCGGCAACGTGCTGCGCGAGCGCGAATTGCACATTCATAAACTGGAATCGCAACTCGACGGCGCCATCTCCGACCGCGACCTTGCGCGCGAGCAGTTCCAGAGGATGGAGCAGGAGTTGAATGACTTCCGCGCTTTTTTTACGAAGCGCGAGGCGGAACTCGATCAGTCGCTTGCTGAGCGCACCGCATGGGCGCAGAGCCTGGAGCAGGAAACCGGCCGCGCGCGCGACGCCCATGCCAGATTGGAAGAGGAGTTCACCAGGCTGCGCGGCGAATTTGATGAGCGCACGGCGTGGGCGCTGCGATTGAATGTTGATGTGGAGGAGCGCACCGCATGGGCGCGGCGTCTGGATGGCGAATTAGGCGAGGCCCGCACGGATCTCCAGAAAATCTACAGCTCGCGCTGGTATCGCATCGGCAAGAAGCTGGGGCTGGCGCCCTTCCCTCCCGAAACGCGCTCCGGTGACGGGACATAAGAGCGGCCTTTTGAAAATCATCCCCAAATTTATTTTTCTGTTGTTCGCCCCGCTGCTGCTCCTGGCGCTGTGGCTGGGAATCACCGCGTGCGACATGGTCTGGAAACTGCAAGGCCGGCGGCGCTCCGCGCAACGGAAGGATCGCACCGCTCCGCACACGGAATTTGCGCCGCCACGCAACGCCAGCGTCGTCATTCCCAACTGGAACGGCAAGGATTTGCTCGAAAAATATCTCTCGCCACTGCTCGCCGCCTGCCGCGACGAAGATGAGATCATCGTTGTGGATAACGCCAGCGCCGACGGCAGCGTGGAATATATCAGGAAAGTATTTCCCCGCGTGCGCGTGCTGGAGATGGAGCGCAATCTAGGCTTCGGCGGCGGATCGAATGCAGGCGTGCAGGCCGCGAAGCATCCGGTTGTAATACTGCTCAACAACGACATGCGCGTCCTGCCCGGCTTCGTCGAGGCGCTGCTTGCGGGTTTCGATGCGGCGGATGTCTTCGCCGTCTCCGCCCAGATATTTTTCTCCGACCCCAATAAACGCCGCGAGGAAACCGGGCTCACGGCGGGACAGTTCGAGAAGGGCTTCATCCGCGTCCGGCACATCATCGACCCGAACATCACGCAAATTGCCCCCACGCTCTACGCGGGCGGCGGCTCGACGGCGTATGACCGCGAGAAGTTTCTCTCGCTCGGCGGCTTCGATCCACTCTTCGAGCCATTCTACCTGGAAGACACCGACCTCTCCTTCAACGCCTGGCGGCAGCGCTGGCGCGTGCTCTACCAGCCCGCCGCGCACGTCTATCACGAACATCGCGGGACCATCGGCAAACACTTCACGCCGGAGACCATCTCGGCGTACCTGCAAAAAAACTATGTGCTAATGACTTGGAAGAACATCCACCGCCCCGCATGGATGGCCCTGCACTTCGCCTACACTTACGGCCACATGGTGATGAGCTTTCTGGGCCGCTGGACGCCGACGCGCACCACCATCGGCGCATTCAGCAGGGCGCTGCGCACTCTGCCTAAAGCGCTGCGGGCGCGGCGCCACGCGATTCTCAACGCCCGTCTTGAGACCCTGAGTATTTTCAACTGCACCAGCCCGGCCCTCTACCGCGATCAATTTCTGCCGCTGGCCCCGCAGCGTGAGGCACCTGCTGCCCTGCCCGCCCCCCCCTCTGGACAACTCTCTCCGGCGCTGGCTCCGGCGCGCCGACTGAACATTCTCTTCGTCTCGCCCTACTCGATCTATCCGCCGCTGCATGGCGGCGCGGTCTTTATGTATCAGGCTCTGGAAGCGCTGTCGAAGCGACACAACATCCATCTGCTGACGTTTGTGGACCGCGCCGAGGAAGTCACCTCCAACGAAACATTGCGCGGGATGCTCCAGAGCGTGGATGTCCTCCTGCGCCGTTATCAGCCGCACCCGCTGTTTCGTCTGGAGTCCAACGCCGAGCAGACTTTCCGTGATCCTGCGTTTGCCGAGCGGCTGGAGCGCCTCATTCTGGAGCACCGCATTGATTTGGTTCAGTTCGAGTACACGCAACTGGCGCAGTTCCATCTGCCACTCCAGAACGTCGCGCAATGCTTGTTTGAACATGACGTATACTTCCGTTCCGTGCAGCATCAGCTGACGGGCTCGCCGGGCAGGGCGATGGTAAAAGCGCGGGAGTTCCTCGAATGGTTGCGCGCGATCCGCTTCGAGCTGCGCGTGGCGAAGAAGTTTGACGCGCTGTTCACCTGCAATGTGGAGGAGCAGCGCTTGCTTCAGTCCTTTCTGAATGTGAACGACAAGCAAGCGCATTCGGCCACGAATAGACACGGTCCGCGCATCTACAGTGGCTTGCGCACGGCGGTGACTGTGGCCAGCTACACGTTCCCCGGCGGGCCGCGCACGCCGGACTCGCTGCTGTTCGTGGGAAATTTTAATCATCCCCCGAACCGGCAGGCGATCGAATATTTTTGTTCGCAAGTGTTGCCGGAGATTCGCCGCCTGCGCCCGCAAGCAAAGTTGACGGTGGTCGGCGCGAATGCGCCATCCGATTTGATGAAGAAATATACGACCGCCGATGGAGTGAGCTTCACCGGGCAGGTACCGGACATCCGCGATCCGCTCGGATCACATGCCATCTTCGTCGCGCCCATCCTGACCGGCGCTGGCGTGCGCGTGAAAATACTCGAAGCGTTCGCCTCGGGCATTCCCGTTGTCTCCACGCCGTTCGGAGCAGAGGGCCTCGAAATCATCTCCGGCGAAAATGGATTCCTTGCGTCCACCCCGCGCGAGTTCGCGCAGCACGTCCTCACGCTGCTCGAAGACCCGGCCCGCGCCACACGCATGGCCGCCGCCGCGCACCAGATGGCGTTGAGCCAATACGACTGGTCAACGGTGGTCAGCCATCTCGATGAAATTTATCAGGAATTAGTGGATGAAAAACTGCGCGCGGCGGACCAGCGTTGGTGAAATTAAAATCGCTGTCATCCTGAGCGCAGTGAAGAACCTGCTTTTCCTCTGTAGGAAAACAAAAGCAGGTCCTTAGCTGCGCTCAGGATGACGATGTGATAATCAGGATGACATCGTAATAATAATGGGCGCTCGCTATTTTCCGAAGGTTAGCCCGACCGACAGCAAAATGCGGTGCCAGCTTCCGCCGGGTTGAAAGAAGTCCTCAGGCGCGCGCGTATATTCATCGCGCACTTCCACCTTCCAACGCACTCCGGCGAGAAATTGATGCTCGATGCCGCCGCCCAGCGCGACTACCGGCACCACGATCTGATCCGGCGGTCCGGAGGGAAACGGGTTTTCCACCTGCCGCACGACCTCTACGACCTTGAAGTTCCCCACGCCCCCACCCACGACGCCAAACAGGCGGAAGCCCTTCGCTTGCGGTGTGTGCAGGCCGAGATCAAACGTGAGCGTATGCGCAGTCAGCTCCAGATCCGCGCTCGATCCGAACGCATCGCCACGCGAGAGAAACCCTTCCGGCCGCGAGTAGCCGTAGTGAACGCCGGCGCGCATGACACGGAGAAAATCTCCTCCGCCTTCCAGCGTCAGGACGTTCCCTTTTCGGATGCCCGCCGAAAACGGATCCAGCGCGGAAGGAACCGCGGTGGCGGCGGCGCTCAAGTCGTCACCGAAACTGCGCCCCAGCCCAACTCCGAAATATTGCGCGTGCCCGACAGCAGCGCCGCCGAGCATTCCCACCAGAAGCAAGATTACAAGTCTGACTCGATTCATTTTGGTCCTCTCGAAATTTTCATATGTGCAGCGGCAGGCTCGGCTGTGCCAATTGCCTGTGCCGATTCTATCGTCAAGCGCGATGCCCGGGAAGGTACCAAAATCTATTCAGGAGCGGCGCGCTCCACGCGGACCTCCACCTCGATCGCTTCATCGGCCTTCACGGTAATCTTCGCGGGACTCTTCACCAGATACAGCGCGGGCGAGAGCTTGAAGATGTAGGTTCCGGGATAGACATCGGCAAACTCAAACTGGCCGATGGGATTGACGTCCTTGCGGTAGATCATGCCGAGTTCGAGGTTCTCGATCATCAGCCACACCCCGCCGAGCGGCTTACCGTTCACCTTGAGCACTTTGCCGTAAACAATACCCACGCCCTGCGATCCCTTCCGTTGCTGCGCGATGGCGGGCCACGCCAAAATAATCAGAATCACCGACGCGACCAGCGCGGGAATATATCGCGCTGGACGGAATCCCTGCGGTCTACTTATCGGCTTGCTCATGGATCAGGTCTCCCCAGTCACTTTTGATTACGCCTGCACCCTTTACGATTCCCCGCCAAATTATGTAGAATCCCAATTGGGCCTATACACGGCCCGTTCCACAGGATGCCGCGGCGAATCGAAGTACACCTGTGGAGTACATCTGGCACGTTACTCCAGTCAGGGCTTTGGCTCAAGCGGACGCGCCCGCCGATGGATCAAGTTCGCAGGACGTCCGCTATCATTTATCATTCTGATTGTTTGAAACGAGGGGAACAATGGCAACACTGCAAAAGCAAGTGAAGACGGAGATCGCCGGCATCATGGACCGCTACACTGGCGCGATGGATACGCTGGTGAAGGCGTTCGCCAAGCGGCGCAACAGCACGCGCGATATTTATTGGCTGGCGCTGCAAGCGTCCAAGGAGTTCGGAGCCATCCGCACGCACGCCCGCGTTATGATGTCCCGCGCCAAGCGGATGGAGCCGCTCGCCGACATCAAGAAATCAGCGCATGACTCGGCCGAGGAGATTGACCACTACTACGGTTATCGCCAGATACTTGATTGGAAGCTGAACGGCAAGACCTGTACTGTGAACCGCTGGTGGGATTACGGCGATTTCGCCGAAGAGGGCGGCGCGGGTCCGAAGATGTCCGCCAAGCTGTGGCCGGAGCACGTCGGCTATCTGGAACTGAACAAGAAGCTCGCCAGGCAGACCAAATCACAGTGGGTGCGCGACGTGATTCTCTCGAATCGCGAAGGCGCAGCCGTGGCTTTCCATTTTGTGATGAGCCACCTGCCCGCGAAAGACGCGTACATGAAGAAGATTACCAAGCACGAGCATGCCGTCGCTGTGGATGAACTGCATCATGGCCCCGAGATGATCGACGAGCTGGCCAAGACGGTCAAATCGCCGAGGGACCTGGAGACCGCCAAGAAGGCCATCATGCAGATGCGCATTCAGGAGCTGCGCCAACGCAACGAGCAGTTCCTCTATCCGCTGTCGGCGCGCGAACTGGCCAAGCTGGAGAAGGATTTCCTCGCGGGTAAGACCCCGGCGATCCCTCTGTTCTCCACCGGCAAAGTGTAACAAGCAAGGTTGTAACTTCCAACCTTACAGCTAGCAAAGGCCCGGCGTCACTGCCGGGCCTTTGCCTTTACAGTGCCGCGCGCGGCACTGTGACGTTAGCCGCTGATGGCCAGCGCTTCCTGATCAACACGCCGCTGGACGGCGAGTCAATGGGGGAAATTCGGAATCTTTGGGCGCTGTCGGGAAAGGCGGGGGGTAGGGTGTTGGGGGTGGCCGGCAAATTCCGACGCTGCCGCGAATCTTGTCAGGTTGGTCGATTTGGATCATTTGACGCGCGAGACGGGTGCCAGCGGCGGGAAAGCTGATCTGAAGTTCCTCCCGCCCCCCCACCCCGAATCCCTAATCCCCAGTTTGTCAATCTGGTCAGAGTGGTCAGAACCGTGAACGTTTGCACTTTGGGTAGGACCGCGAATTTGGGCAAGTTGTGGTGTACCGCGACGACGTTTTTCAGCCTATGTTTTCCCTGTGAAGTCGGCGACCAGCGCGATGGCTTGCTCGATGACAGATGGGTCGGAGCCGAAACCGCGCAGCCAGTGGACGTCTGGCTCCTTGCGGAACCAGGTCATCTGGCGCTTGGCGTACTGGCGCGTGCGGGTCTGCGCGTGGTAGAGCGCCTCGGGCAGCGTGATGCGCCCTTCCAGATGATCCACCGTCTGGCGGTAGCCGTGCGCCTGAAAGGGCGGCAACGTGGAGGCGTAGCCGCGGGCGATGATCGACTGGACCTCTTCCAACAAGTTGGACCCCAACAGGGCCGGTTCCCGCAGGCCCTTGTCGAACATCGCGGCAGTGCGCAGGTTGATTCTCCCGTAGAGCGCCTCGCGCGGTGCGTCAATGCCGAGCTTCAACACGCGGAAGCCGGTCAGCGTGTCGCGGCCTTCGCTAAACAACACGGAGGCGGGGCGACTGCCCAGCAGGCAGACCTCGATGGCGCGGATCAGCTTGGGCGTGTCGTTGGCGTGGATGGTCGCCGCCGTCGTGCGATCGATGCGGCGGAGCAGGCGGTGCAGATAATCACCTTCTCCCTGGCTGGCCCGCTGATTGGCCCGTGTTTGCAGCCGTTGGCGCAACTCCACATCGCGCGTTGGTCCGGGCGTCAGTCCGTCAATCAACGCGCGCAGATAGAAGCCCGTTCCGCCGGCCACGATGGGCAAGCGGCCACGCGCGAAGACCTCGCGCAGAACCGCTCGGCCCAGCCGCATATACTCGCCCGCGGCGAACTGCTCGTCGGGATTCAGTATGTCCATGAAGTGATGCGGGACGCCGCGCCGCTCGGCTGGCGGAAGTTTCGCCGTGCCGAGGTCGAACCAGCGGAACATCTGTAACGAGTCGCAGTTGAGTATCTCGCCGCCAAAGCGGCTGGCGAGTTCGAGCGCGAGATGGGATTTCCCGCTGGCCGTCGGCCCCACCACGGCCAGCAGCGTGGGATCATGATTCATAACTTTGAGTATTGCATAGCTCGACCCCAGCGAACACCGACGTAACCAACCCGGAACAGCACGGTGCCGCAGGAAGACTTTCGCTTGACCCCTAGGCGACTGGTTGCGATAAAATGGTGTACACAAAGGTGAAGCAGATGAGTCCTGCAATTTCCAGTCCGACCATGTCCACGCGGCAGTGTAGCTACTGTGGCAAACTGTCTCCCGACTATTTACGCACCTGCCCAGGATGTCGTGAAGATTTCCCCGATGCACCCACCACCCGCAAGGAATACTCCGCTGGCAGAGGCGAGATGCGCCGTGGGCTTTTGTATCTTCTCCTGGCCGGAGTGATTCACTACTTTGCCAGCGGCTACAGCAGTATGGAACTACCGGTGGAAGTTTCGCCCATGATCACTCTCTACCTGACGCCCGCGTTGGCTGTTGGCGGGCTGGGGTTTGTCATCTTCGGATTCGTCTCCCGCCGCACCCGATAGTGTAGTCCGAACCGAGCCGCAACAGGACTAGGCTGGCAGATTCAGATATTTCCAAACAACGTAGAGCGTCAGCAGAACCAGCAGCAGCACGGTTCCAGCAACTTGTTGGGGAGAGGGAGTGGACATGATGAAGGTTACGACTCACTCCATGCGCAGGTTGTAGAAATAGACGAAGCGCAGGCGGATGTCCGCGCCGGGAAACTCACTGGGCAGCGGCGGAAACGGGTCCGACAATCGAATGCTGGACAGCGCCGCGGAGTCCAATGACGTCGTCCCCGATCCGTCCTCCAGCACGAGTTGCTCTACGCCGCCGTCGCGCAGGATATGAAACTGCACGACCGCTCTGCCCTTGCGACCCAGCCGCGCAATCTCCGGGATCACCGCATACCAGTTGCGCCGGACGGCCAGGTAGACGCGCAGCAGATAGGGATTAAAGTCCACTCCCATGGTATCGGAGAGAATCTGCGGCCCGGGCAGATTGAAGTTGGGATCGCTGGCGCCTTTCCCCACCCCCGGCAATCCCATTCCCGTCCCCGGCCCTTGGCCGGAGGCGCGCTGCTTGGCCATCTCACGGAGCAGCGCGTCGGTACCGCGACTGGCTGATCCAATGGGAGGCAGCGAAAGCGAAGAGGGGGGCGTCTCCGGAGGCAACTGTACGGATTCAAATCCCGGTCGCTTCGGTGGGTTCTTGATTTCTTCCGGATAGTTGGGAATGCCTGGCGTCTGCTGACCGCGAATGATACGGTCCCCTCCGCCACCGCCTCGGTTCTCGGCGAGCAGTTCGCGCTCGGGCGGCGGCTCCGCCTCGCGCGGAGCGGGCGGCGGCTCGCGCATGGCGTCGGGATTCTGTTGCGCGCGCTCAACGGGAGCCTGTGGCTGTGCGGGCGGCTTGGGCAGCGGCGGCGCACGCAGTTGTTCGCGCGACTTTTGAGGAGGCTGATAGACTAACTGCACGGCGTCTTCCGGCCTCACCATTTCAACCGGCTTGGGCGGAGAGAAAAGCATTTCCGGATGCGCCACCAGGACCATGACGATGGCGATGTGCGTCAGCACCGAGACCAAAAAGGTATCGCGTCCGTGCGGCTCTTCCGGCTCGGGGTAGTCATCGCTCAGAAGATGTCTGATCTCATCAGCCATGAATTGCCGTCGTTTCCATTGCTCTGCTGTGGTTCCATTAGGATATTGCCGCTACTTTCCGGCCATTGGTCCCGCGGACGCATGGAGCGGATGGTCCATGCTGAAACTATCCTGCGCCTGCATCAGGCGATCTCCATGCAGGGTGATCTCACTCAATATCAGATGCGCCAAATGCAGCGCACGCCGCCCGTGAGTCCCATCCACCTGTGGATTCTTCCGGGTACGAACACTTTCAATGAACGCTTCCAGTTGAGCGCGTAGTGGCTCCTGCTTCA
The sequence above is a segment of the Acidobacteriota bacterium genome. Coding sequences within it:
- a CDS encoding methyltransferase domain-containing protein, producing the protein MKFTGERVVPGQVEADLLNEHLARYHFARQFVKGKRVLDAACGSGYGTAMLAESASSVIGIDISREAVGYARSNYAAAAAAGAEIDFSEGDCLALPFTDESLDVVVAFEIVEHLKDATGFLRELRRVLRPGGLLLLSTPNRLYYTEDRGEVNPFHEREYTFAEMDALIAPFFAHRQIIFENHVDGFAISGPGAELSHSATPAATLLTDNSAGAATAGTIAERGRDAYFFIAVCSATPIPPFSPMLFVPSTGNVLRERELHIHKLESQLDGAISDRDLAREQFQRMEQELNDFRAFFTKREAELDQSLAERTAWAQSLEQETGRARDAHARLEEEFTRLRGEFDERTAWALRLNVDVEERTAWARRLDGELGEARTDLQKIYSSRWYRIGKKLGLAPFPPETRSGDGT
- a CDS encoding glycosyltransferase codes for the protein MKIIPKFIFLLFAPLLLLALWLGITACDMVWKLQGRRRSAQRKDRTAPHTEFAPPRNASVVIPNWNGKDLLEKYLSPLLAACRDEDEIIVVDNASADGSVEYIRKVFPRVRVLEMERNLGFGGGSNAGVQAAKHPVVILLNNDMRVLPGFVEALLAGFDAADVFAVSAQIFFSDPNKRREETGLTAGQFEKGFIRVRHIIDPNITQIAPTLYAGGGSTAYDREKFLSLGGFDPLFEPFYLEDTDLSFNAWRQRWRVLYQPAAHVYHEHRGTIGKHFTPETISAYLQKNYVLMTWKNIHRPAWMALHFAYTYGHMVMSFLGRWTPTRTTIGAFSRALRTLPKALRARRHAILNARLETLSIFNCTSPALYRDQFLPLAPQREAPAALPAPPSGQLSPALAPARRLNILFVSPYSIYPPLHGGAVFMYQALEALSKRHNIHLLTFVDRAEEVTSNETLRGMLQSVDVLLRRYQPHPLFRLESNAEQTFRDPAFAERLERLILEHRIDLVQFEYTQLAQFHLPLQNVAQCLFEHDVYFRSVQHQLTGSPGRAMVKAREFLEWLRAIRFELRVAKKFDALFTCNVEEQRLLQSFLNVNDKQAHSATNRHGPRIYSGLRTAVTVASYTFPGGPRTPDSLLFVGNFNHPPNRQAIEYFCSQVLPEIRRLRPQAKLTVVGANAPSDLMKKYTTADGVSFTGQVPDIRDPLGSHAIFVAPILTGAGVRVKILEAFASGIPVVSTPFGAEGLEIISGENGFLASTPREFAQHVLTLLEDPARATRMAAAAHQMALSQYDWSTVVSHLDEIYQELVDEKLRAADQRW
- a CDS encoding carboxypeptidase regulatory-like domain-containing protein encodes the protein MSKPISRPQGFRPARYIPALVASVILIILAWPAIAQQRKGSQGVGIVYGKVLKVNGKPLGGVWLMIENLELGMIYRKDVNPIGQFEFADVYPGTYIFKLSPALYLVKSPAKITVKADEAIEVEVRVERAAPE
- the miaA gene encoding tRNA (adenosine(37)-N6)-dimethylallyltransferase MiaA — its product is MNHDPTLLAVVGPTASGKSHLALELASRFGGEILNCDSLQMFRWFDLGTAKLPPAERRGVPHHFMDILNPDEQFAAGEYMRLGRAVLREVFARGRLPIVAGGTGFYLRALIDGLTPGPTRDVELRQRLQTRANQRASQGEGDYLHRLLRRIDRTTAATIHANDTPKLIRAIEVCLLGSRPASVLFSEGRDTLTGFRVLKLGIDAPREALYGRINLRTAAMFDKGLREPALLGSNLLEEVQSIIARGYASTLPPFQAHGYRQTVDHLEGRITLPEALYHAQTRTRQYAKRQMTWFRKEPDVHWLRGFGSDPSVIEQAIALVADFTGKT
- a CDS encoding TonB family protein — protein: MADEIRHLLSDDYPEPEEPHGRDTFLVSVLTHIAIVMVLVAHPEMLFSPPKPVEMVRPEDAVQLVYQPPQKSREQLRAPPLPKPPAQPQAPVERAQQNPDAMREPPPAPREAEPPPERELLAENRGGGGGDRIIRGQQTPGIPNYPEEIKNPPKRPGFESVQLPPETPPSSLSLPPIGSASRGTDALLREMAKQRASGQGPGTGMGLPGVGKGASDPNFNLPGPQILSDTMGVDFNPYLLRVYLAVRRNWYAVIPEIARLGRKGRAVVQFHILRDGGVEQLVLEDGSGTTSLDSAALSSIRLSDPFPPLPSEFPGADIRLRFVYFYNLRME